In a single window of the Melissococcus plutonius ATCC 35311 genome:
- the nagA gene encoding N-acetylglucosamine-6-phosphate deacetylase: MKKFIFAEKFFLKNDIKGPGYLEITDGLFGDFFKDIPTNEKVEVIREEGKWISPGLVDTHIHGYLNHDVMDGDAEGLKIISEGLLSCGVTSFLPTTLTSTKETLKQVSKTIYETYREVAGAKIQGIYFEGPFFTEEHKGAQNPEYFSNPDIDVFHEWQEAAGGLIKKIAIAPERQNIEPFVRALTDEGVIVALGHSNATFEQAKSAVDAGASVFVHTFNGMSDLNHREPGMVGAALSLKHIFAELICDGHHVHPNAADILMQKIGYDHVALITDCMMAGGMPNGQYNLGEFPVTVEDGTVRLESGNLAGSILKLKEAIKNVVDWEIATPKDAIMMASLIPAISCNIDDKCGVIAKGREADFIVIDPTMELVATYLDGVERYRENHE; this comes from the coding sequence ATGAAAAAATTTATCTTTGCAGAAAAATTCTTTTTAAAAAATGATATAAAAGGACCTGGCTATCTGGAAATAACAGATGGGTTGTTTGGTGATTTTTTTAAGGATATACCTACTAATGAAAAAGTAGAAGTTATTAGAGAAGAAGGGAAATGGATTTCTCCTGGTCTTGTTGATACACATATTCACGGTTACTTAAACCATGATGTAATGGATGGTGATGCAGAAGGATTAAAGATAATTTCTGAAGGATTACTCTCTTGTGGGGTTACTTCTTTCTTACCGACTACTTTAACTTCAACAAAAGAGACTTTAAAGCAGGTGTCTAAAACAATTTATGAGACCTATCGAGAAGTTGCTGGTGCAAAAATTCAAGGTATTTATTTTGAAGGCCCTTTTTTTACAGAAGAACATAAAGGTGCACAGAATCCAGAATACTTTTCTAATCCAGATATTGATGTTTTTCATGAATGGCAGGAAGCCGCTGGTGGTTTAATAAAAAAAATTGCGATTGCACCAGAACGTCAAAATATTGAGCCTTTCGTTAGAGCTTTGACTGATGAAGGTGTTATTGTCGCCTTAGGACACAGCAATGCAACTTTTGAACAAGCAAAATCAGCAGTTGATGCTGGAGCTAGCGTATTTGTTCATACATTTAATGGAATGAGTGATTTAAATCACCGAGAACCTGGAATGGTTGGTGCAGCTTTATCATTGAAACATATATTTGCGGAACTTATTTGTGATGGTCATCATGTTCATCCAAATGCAGCAGATATTTTGATGCAAAAAATTGGATATGATCATGTTGCTCTAATTACAGATTGCATGATGGCAGGTGGCATGCCAAATGGACAATATAATTTAGGGGAATTTCCTGTTACCGTTGAAGATGGAACAGTTCGTTTAGAATCTGGTAATCTAGCAGGCAGTATTTTAAAATTAAAAGAAGCAATTAAAAATGTCGTAGATTGGGAAATCGCTACACCAAAAGATGCCATCATGATGGCTAGTTTAATTCCAGCTATAAGTTGTAACATTGATGATAAATGCGGTGTGATTGCCAAGGGACGTGAAGCAGACTTTATTGTAATCGATCCGACGATGGAACTTGTCGCAACTTATCTTGATGGTGTAGAACGTTATAGAGAGAATCATGAATAG
- a CDS encoding ABC transporter ATP-binding protein — protein sequence MAYIEVKNEYKYYKLGDTTITANNGITFLIEKGEVAVIFGPSGAGKSTILNILGGMDSCDDGQIIIDGIDISQFSEKQLTTYRRKDIGFVFQFYNLVPNLTAEENVELASEIVENALNPANVLKSVGLEKRLNNFPAQLSGGEQQRVTIARALAKRPKLLLCDEPTGALDGQTGKQILTILQETAQKTETTVLIITHNAAIAAMANRVIRISDAKVQEITINQNPVPVSTIEW from the coding sequence ATGGCCTATATTGAAGTGAAAAATGAATATAAATATTATAAATTAGGAGATACAACAATTACTGCAAATAATGGCATCACCTTTTTAATTGAAAAAGGTGAAGTAGCTGTTATCTTTGGTCCAAGTGGTGCTGGGAAATCGACTATTTTAAATATACTAGGTGGTATGGATTCATGTGATGATGGACAAATTATTATAGATGGTATAGATATAAGCCAATTCAGTGAAAAACAATTAACGACCTATCGAAGAAAAGATATTGGCTTTGTTTTTCAATTCTATAATTTAGTACCCAATTTAACGGCAGAAGAAAATGTTGAATTGGCATCTGAAATTGTAGAAAATGCCTTAAATCCAGCGAACGTATTAAAATCTGTTGGATTAGAAAAACGATTGAACAATTTTCCAGCTCAATTATCTGGTGGTGAACAACAACGTGTCACCATTGCACGTGCATTGGCTAAAAGACCTAAATTATTACTTTGTGATGAACCGACGGGGGCATTAGATGGACAAACTGGCAAGCAAATTTTAACAATTTTACAAGAAACAGCTCAAAAAACAGAAACAACTGTTTTGATTATTACACATAATGCAGCCATTGCTGCAATGGCTAATCGTGTCATTCGAATTAGTGACGCAAAGGTGCAAGAAATAACAATCAACCAGAATCCAGTACCGGTTTCTACAATAGAGTGGTAG
- a CDS encoding pyridoxal phosphate-dependent aminotransferase, with the protein MKEFKKPNKLDNVSYDVRGPVLEEADRMAEEGIQILKLNTGNPAAFGFDAPNEIVQDTISNVRQSEGYSDSKGIFSARKAIEQYCQLKKFPNVTINDIYTGNGVSELITMCMQGLLNNQDEVLVPMPDYPLWTAAVSLSGGTPIHYICDEQSEWYPDIQDIKSKITSNTKAIVIINPNNPTGALYSKELLEEIVEVARQNNLIIFSDEIYDRLVMDQLTHIPIATLAPDLFVVTLNGLSKSHRVAGFRCGWMVLSGNKKYVQDYIEGLNMLASMRLCSNVLSQQIIQTALGGYQSIDELLLPGGRIYEQREYIYKAINDIPRLSAVKPKAAFYIFPKIDTKRFSIYDDEKFVLDFLHKHHILLVHGGGFNLATPDHFRIVYLPKMEDLKSTASKMEEFLSTYQQK; encoded by the coding sequence ATGAAAGAATTTAAAAAACCGAACAAGCTGGATAATGTCAGTTATGATGTACGAGGTCCCGTTTTGGAAGAAGCTGACCGAATGGCAGAAGAAGGTATCCAAATTTTAAAATTAAACACTGGTAATCCGGCGGCGTTTGGCTTTGATGCTCCTAATGAAATTGTTCAGGATACCATTTCAAACGTTCGGCAATCTGAAGGATATTCAGATTCAAAGGGTATTTTTTCAGCTCGTAAGGCGATTGAACAATATTGTCAGTTAAAAAAATTCCCAAACGTTACTATCAATGATATCTATACTGGTAATGGTGTTAGTGAGTTGATTACAATGTGTATGCAGGGATTGCTAAATAATCAGGATGAAGTACTTGTCCCAATGCCTGATTATCCACTTTGGACAGCAGCCGTTTCTTTATCAGGTGGAACACCTATTCATTACATATGTGACGAACAATCAGAATGGTATCCAGATATTCAAGATATAAAATCAAAGATCACTTCTAATACAAAGGCAATTGTCATAATTAATCCAAACAATCCAACAGGTGCTCTCTACTCAAAAGAGTTATTAGAAGAAATTGTTGAAGTTGCTCGTCAAAATAATTTGATCATTTTTTCTGATGAAATCTATGATCGATTAGTCATGGATCAACTGACACATATTCCAATTGCTACATTAGCACCTGATTTATTTGTAGTTACCTTAAATGGTTTATCAAAATCTCATCGTGTAGCTGGATTTCGTTGTGGATGGATGGTATTAAGCGGCAATAAAAAATATGTTCAAGACTACATTGAAGGTCTAAACATGTTGGCTTCCATGCGTCTTTGTTCTAATGTGTTGTCACAACAAATTATTCAGACAGCACTTGGTGGTTATCAAAGTATTGATGAATTACTATTACCTGGTGGTAGAATCTATGAACAACGTGAATACATCTATAAGGCAATCAATGATATTCCTAGATTATCAGCTGTAAAACCCAAAGCTGCTTTTTATATATTCCCTAAAATTGATACGAAGCGTTTTTCAATTTATGATGATGAAAAATTTGTTTTAGATTTTCTCCATAAACATCATATTTTACTTGTTCATGGTGGTGGATTTAATTTAGCAACACCTGATCATTTTAGGATTGTCTATTTACCGAAAATGGAAGATTTAAAATCGACTGCTAGCAAAATGGAAGAATTTTTATCCACATATCAGCAAAAATAA
- a CDS encoding tRNA (adenine(22)-N(1))-methyltransferase, with amino-acid sequence MNESHLSKRLASVAEFVPKNSRLADIGSDHAYLPVALMLKRQISYAVAGEVVYGPCQSARNQVARQNLTDRIIVRLADGLAAIHSDDNIDVITICGMGGALICDILENGKKEKQLTGQEKLILQPNIGEKNVRHWLQCAQYKIINEAILEENSKVYEIIVAEKTDKCTNFSEKELFFGPELLKEKNSSFKKKWQKEWQLKKGIYEQLQRATTQQKEKIEQIEQEIRLIEEVLQND; translated from the coding sequence ATGAATGAATCTCATCTATCTAAACGTCTAGCTAGCGTTGCTGAATTTGTGCCAAAAAATAGCCGCCTAGCAGATATTGGCTCAGATCATGCCTATTTACCAGTAGCACTTATGCTTAAACGTCAAATTTCTTATGCAGTTGCTGGAGAAGTTGTTTATGGACCGTGTCAGTCTGCCCGAAATCAGGTAGCTAGACAAAATTTAACAGATCGGATTATTGTACGCTTGGCAGATGGGTTAGCAGCTATCCACTCAGATGATAATATTGATGTGATTACCATTTGTGGCATGGGAGGAGCATTAATTTGTGATATCTTAGAAAATGGCAAGAAAGAAAAACAATTAACTGGACAGGAGAAATTAATTTTACAACCAAATATTGGTGAAAAAAATGTTCGTCATTGGTTGCAGTGTGCACAATATAAAATAATAAATGAAGCAATTTTAGAAGAGAATAGTAAAGTTTATGAAATAATTGTTGCTGAAAAGACAGATAAATGCACAAATTTTTCAGAAAAAGAATTATTTTTTGGTCCAGAATTATTAAAAGAAAAAAATTCAAGTTTCAAAAAGAAATGGCAAAAAGAGTGGCAGTTAAAGAAAGGTATTTACGAGCAACTTCAAAGAGCAACAACCCAACAAAAAGAAAAAATTGAACAGATTGAACAAGAAATAAGGCTGATTGAGGAGGTCTTACAAAATGATTGA
- a CDS encoding FtsX-like permease family protein, which translates to MQKKALLKTSFREIFQYKTRFLSIMGIIFLGVMVFVGLKATGPNMIQTANNYYQKYKLPDVSLVSTLGFSQKEINQIQKENEVARLYPRYTKDMTIANKNLVIKFISYDLSKPSTLSTYKITAGRLPKKSSEIALDEAAKKQKKYKLGDILTLSDEDNREHVLKKTKYKVVGFVQSPTYIENMARGNTTIGKGALDFFAVIPKNDMNLSAYTEVLIDLKGLKNKNTYSNDYKKHLDKEIKQLKQELRYQPEQRANELYKTAQSNIDKAEKSIKKTQEKLINGENSLNEYKQQLIRQQQQLTAIQNGQTTIPSMLDPTQLIEMQQALITKQEAYKKQVVTFNQEKIQTQQRIVQAQKQVEQARKKAERIKPATYYYFTREDNPGFTEYKDNANRMASLSTIFPLFFFLIAILVSLTTMTRMVEEKRIEVGSLKALGYHNGEIAFKFLFYATTASLVGAILGLIIGYYLFPTIIFNAYGQLYNLSGFVTPWYLSYSLVALLLAVLCTAGAALVVLRIDLFSPPAALLLPKAPKAGKRILLEKWSFLWRKLSFMEKVTARNLFRYKLRMWMTILGIAGCMSLIVTGFGLKDSISDIAQIQFNKLLHYQAVITYKENLSNKEMNRNQSLLNKSVGIKKTLSLVSENLKTVSHVNHQQDVTLYVPEEINDLKPFVLFNNRKTGKKYQLPKDGVIIDEKLANLFHYQVGDQLLLKNETNDREYKMTIKHIVENYTGHFVYMAPKYYEKVFNQKPKYNTAFLLFNHSPTEKVRNTFGNRTLKQSNVLDVTFLSSTSDALNDTIHSLNIVVWVLIVVSGLLAFIVLYNLTNINISERIRELSTIKVLGFYDNEITMYVYRENIILTVIGILLGCFLGKILHGYVLSTVEIDILMFSPFIHWQSYLYLACITLFFAFMVMVIMYKKLKKIDMIAALKSNDA; encoded by the coding sequence ATGCAAAAAAAAGCTTTATTAAAAACTAGTTTTAGAGAAATTTTTCAATACAAAACCCGTTTTTTATCCATCATGGGTATTATTTTTCTTGGTGTAATGGTTTTTGTTGGATTAAAAGCCACAGGACCTAATATGATTCAAACAGCAAATAATTATTATCAAAAATACAAATTGCCAGATGTATCACTTGTTTCAACATTAGGTTTTTCTCAAAAAGAAATTAACCAAATTCAAAAAGAAAATGAGGTAGCTCGTCTTTATCCGAGATATACTAAGGATATGACCATTGCAAACAAAAACCTTGTAATCAAGTTTATTAGTTATGATTTAAGTAAACCGTCTACACTTTCAACCTATAAAATAACTGCTGGTAGGCTACCTAAAAAAAGTAGCGAGATTGCATTAGATGAAGCGGCTAAAAAGCAAAAAAAATATAAACTTGGTGATATACTAACACTATCAGATGAAGATAATAGAGAGCATGTGTTAAAAAAAACGAAATATAAAGTTGTTGGGTTTGTTCAATCACCTACCTATATTGAGAATATGGCACGTGGAAATACAACTATAGGAAAGGGGGCTTTAGACTTTTTTGCTGTTATCCCAAAAAATGATATGAATTTATCTGCCTATACAGAAGTATTAATCGACTTAAAAGGACTAAAAAACAAAAATACTTACAGCAATGATTATAAAAAGCATCTAGATAAAGAAATAAAACAATTGAAACAGGAACTTAGGTATCAGCCTGAACAAAGAGCAAATGAACTGTATAAAACAGCACAAAGTAATATTGACAAAGCGGAAAAATCAATTAAAAAAACTCAGGAAAAATTAATCAATGGTGAAAATTCTCTTAATGAATATAAACAGCAATTGATTAGGCAGCAACAACAACTTACAGCTATTCAAAATGGACAAACAACAATTCCAAGCATGCTTGATCCAACGCAATTAATAGAAATGCAGCAAGCACTTATAACTAAACAGGAAGCCTATAAAAAGCAAGTAGTAACATTTAATCAAGAAAAAATACAAACACAACAACGTATAGTGCAAGCACAGAAACAAGTTGAACAAGCTAGAAAGAAAGCTGAGAGAATAAAACCAGCAACCTATTATTACTTTACACGTGAAGATAATCCCGGATTTACTGAATATAAAGATAATGCAAACCGAATGGCTTCCTTATCTACTATTTTTCCATTATTTTTCTTTTTAATCGCCATTCTTGTGAGTTTAACAACAATGACAAGAATGGTAGAAGAAAAAAGAATTGAGGTAGGCAGTTTAAAAGCATTAGGCTATCATAATGGTGAAATTGCTTTTAAATTTTTATTTTATGCAACAACAGCAAGCTTGGTGGGTGCAATTTTAGGATTAATCATTGGTTATTATTTATTTCCAACCATTATTTTTAATGCTTACGGGCAGTTATATAATCTTTCTGGTTTTGTTACTCCATGGTATTTATCCTATAGCTTGGTTGCACTTTTACTAGCTGTTTTATGTACTGCAGGAGCTGCTCTAGTTGTTTTAAGAATTGATTTATTTAGTCCACCGGCAGCATTGCTTTTACCAAAAGCACCAAAGGCTGGTAAAAGAATTTTATTAGAAAAATGGTCTTTTTTATGGCGTAAATTAAGCTTTATGGAAAAAGTCACTGCCCGTAATCTATTTCGTTATAAATTACGTATGTGGATGACTATTTTAGGAATCGCAGGTTGTATGTCATTAATTGTCACTGGGTTTGGATTGAAAGATTCCATTTCCGATATTGCTCAAATTCAATTCAACAAACTTTTGCATTATCAAGCTGTAATTACCTATAAAGAAAACTTATCAAATAAAGAAATGAATCGTAATCAATCTCTTTTAAACAAATCGGTAGGAATTAAGAAGACATTATCGCTTGTTTCAGAAAATCTTAAAACAGTTAGCCATGTCAACCATCAACAAGATGTAACACTTTATGTACCTGAAGAAATCAATGATCTTAAACCATTTGTATTATTTAACAATCGAAAAACGGGTAAAAAATACCAGCTACCTAAAGATGGTGTAATTATTGATGAAAAATTAGCAAATTTATTTCATTATCAGGTAGGAGATCAATTGTTATTAAAAAATGAAACGAATGACAGAGAATACAAAATGACAATTAAGCACATTGTTGAAAATTATACAGGGCATTTTGTTTATATGGCACCGAAATATTATGAAAAAGTATTTAATCAAAAACCAAAATATAATACTGCATTTCTTTTATTCAATCACTCACCGACTGAGAAAGTGAGAAATACATTTGGTAATCGAACGTTGAAACAATCCAATGTATTAGATGTTACGTTTCTATCCTCAACAAGTGATGCATTAAATGACACCATTCATAGTTTAAATATTGTTGTTTGGGTATTAATCGTTGTTTCAGGATTACTTGCCTTTATTGTGCTTTACAATTTGACAAATATTAATATTTCAGAACGAATCCGAGAATTATCAACAATTAAGGTATTAGGCTTTTATGATAACGAAATAACGATGTATGTCTATAGAGAAAATATTATTTTAACAGTAATCGGAATTCTTTTGGGATGTTTTTTAGGGAAAATTCTTCACGGCTATGTATTGAGTACAGTAGAAATAGATATTTTAATGTTTTCTCCATTCATTCATTGGCAAAGTTATCTCTATTTGGCATGTATCACACTTTTCTTTGCTTTCATGGTAATGGTTATTATGTATAAAAAATTAAAGAAAATTGATATGATCGCAGCATTGAAATCAAATGATGCCTAG
- a CDS encoding lytic polysaccharide monooxygenase: MKKFWIYCAMLLGMIVGMGMFAGNYEVSAHGYVIDPISRVKNSKANGFGWSGGEISAPDIITCPYCIEAPTRLLDSGQLNGKLASAGLPGFKLLDVQTADRCVKTNIHTGERDFKWHLTQVHKTNRFRYYMTKQGWNPNKPLTLEDMDVIGVDGYPIGQNVPITQGYYPSNNPVHKITVPKDRSGYHVIYSVWDINDTPNSFYQAIDVNVIE, translated from the coding sequence ATGAAAAAATTTTGGATTTATTGTGCAATGTTACTTGGTATGATAGTAGGAATGGGAATGTTCGCTGGTAATTATGAAGTGTCTGCACATGGCTATGTGATTGATCCAATTAGTCGGGTAAAAAATTCAAAGGCCAATGGCTTTGGTTGGTCAGGGGGCGAGATTAGTGCACCTGATATTATAACTTGTCCCTATTGTATTGAAGCGCCAACACGTTTGTTGGATAGTGGTCAATTAAATGGTAAACTTGCTTCAGCTGGATTACCAGGATTCAAATTATTAGATGTGCAAACAGCAGATCGTTGTGTAAAAACAAATATTCATACAGGTGAAAGGGATTTTAAATGGCATTTAACACAAGTTCATAAGACAAATCGCTTTAGATATTATATGACTAAACAAGGATGGAATCCTAATAAGCCATTGACTTTGGAAGATATGGATGTCATTGGTGTAGATGGCTATCCGATTGGTCAAAATGTACCTATAACACAAGGTTATTATCCAAGCAATAATCCTGTTCATAAAATCACTGTTCCAAAAGATAGAAGTGGCTATCATGTTATTTATTCAGTATGGGATATTAACGATACACCTAATTCTTTCTATCAAGCCATTGATGTAAATGTTATTGAGTAA
- a CDS encoding helix-turn-helix domain-containing protein produces MDSFGSIIKKIRKQQHLTQKMLSEDICSQGVLSRIENGEELPNIMVMQRLCQRLGVTMDQIMSSKSLDFYLVPQVFEQIAIFFRHKCYQQLINYMEESELVHYIYLDTDWQWYYYYLGNCEYFLTNNYVQAIDYLKKSLSYTYHVHKIHVSDAELQVISCLGNIYSHSGNQELAKHYFDLSIQYFNKWPNERIDTDLTLIFYHYATFLVRNNQDYEQANRYIDQGIDWALKKSSYYFLGELLLLKSKVMQEFQLEEQTHYYQTLAEQICHMETLMSQPL; encoded by the coding sequence ATGGATTCTTTTGGTTCAATAATAAAAAAAATCAGAAAACAACAACATTTAACTCAAAAAATGTTATCTGAAGATATTTGTTCTCAAGGTGTTTTAAGTCGAATCGAGAATGGCGAAGAATTACCAAATATTATGGTTATGCAACGTCTATGTCAACGACTCGGTGTAACAATGGATCAAATCATGAGTTCAAAATCTCTAGATTTTTACCTTGTACCTCAGGTTTTTGAGCAGATAGCTATTTTTTTCAGGCATAAGTGTTATCAACAATTAATAAATTATATGGAAGAAAGCGAGCTTGTTCATTATATTTATTTAGATACAGATTGGCAATGGTATTATTATTATTTAGGAAATTGTGAATATTTTTTAACAAATAATTACGTACAGGCAATTGATTATTTGAAAAAGAGCCTTTCTTATACGTATCATGTACATAAAATCCATGTTTCTGATGCTGAGCTTCAGGTAATTAGCTGTCTAGGAAATATTTATAGTCATTCTGGAAATCAAGAGTTAGCAAAACACTATTTTGACCTTAGTATACAATATTTTAATAAGTGGCCAAATGAACGAATTGACACAGATTTAACACTTATTTTTTATCATTATGCTACATTTCTGGTTAGGAATAATCAAGATTATGAACAGGCTAATCGCTATATTGATCAAGGGATTGATTGGGCATTAAAAAAAAGTAGCTATTATTTCCTCGGTGAGTTGTTACTTTTAAAAAGTAAAGTAATGCAAGAATTTCAGTTGGAAGAACAGACACACTATTATCAAACTTTGGCAGAACAGATATGTCATATGGAAACACTTATGAGTCAACCATTATAG
- a CDS encoding glycoside hydrolase family 13 protein, with the protein MESKKIWWKETVGYQIYPASFLDTNNDGIGDLNGIRKKLGYLKDLGIGFIWITPIYESPNVDNGYDISDYQKILETFGTMEEFDDLLNEAHEYGIKIIMDLVLNHTSEQHPWFVESRKSEENDYRNYYIWDHGKVDGPPNDWQSIFGGSAWQYDEETNQYYLHVFSKEQPDLNWANEKVQQELFKMIHWWLDKGIDGFRLDAISHIKKAPVETNFTENPLAAFTNVSGIEAYLKALSKVIKKDDILSVGEANGVSAEEATKWVGPKGYFNMLFEFEHLSLWDKKGKEMLDIIKLKKALTRWQEALNGKGWNALYMENHDIPRSVSTFGNDEMVFCKTSAKALATMYFLLQGTPFIYQGQELGMTNMPFESIEEFDAVDTKNFYHEMIQTGIDEKMALSIVRQTARDNSRTPVQWTDEEYAGFSDTRPWIGVNPNKYFINAKEEEEEADSVLNYYKQLIKFRQKNNTLIYGAYQVHYIDHKQLYIYERFLDDERFAIIVNLTGEFVSVDMPKGIKIEDWHLALSNLGDEPIKQHAIFTPYEARVYCNKNHKK; encoded by the coding sequence ATGGAAAGCAAAAAAATATGGTGGAAAGAAACAGTTGGTTATCAAATTTATCCTGCAAGTTTTTTAGATACAAACAATGATGGTATCGGTGATTTGAATGGTATTCGAAAAAAATTGGGTTATTTAAAAGATTTAGGCATTGGTTTCATCTGGATTACTCCCATTTATGAATCACCAAATGTGGATAATGGTTATGATATCAGTGATTATCAAAAGATTTTAGAGACATTTGGCACAATGGAAGAATTTGATGATTTATTAAATGAAGCACATGAATATGGAATTAAAATTATTATGGATTTAGTATTAAATCATACTTCTGAACAACATCCGTGGTTTGTTGAATCTAGAAAATCAGAAGAAAATGATTACCGTAACTATTATATCTGGGATCATGGAAAAGTAGATGGGCCACCCAATGATTGGCAATCTATTTTTGGTGGTTCTGCTTGGCAGTATGATGAAGAAACAAATCAGTATTATTTACATGTTTTTTCAAAGGAACAACCAGATTTAAATTGGGCAAATGAAAAAGTACAACAAGAATTATTTAAAATGATTCATTGGTGGTTAGATAAGGGGATTGATGGCTTTCGTTTAGATGCCATTTCGCATATTAAAAAAGCACCTGTTGAGACAAATTTTACTGAAAATCCATTAGCAGCCTTTACCAATGTTTCTGGTATTGAAGCGTATTTGAAAGCATTAAGTAAAGTAATTAAAAAAGATGATATTTTGTCTGTAGGAGAAGCAAACGGAGTTAGTGCTGAAGAAGCAACAAAATGGGTCGGACCCAAAGGCTATTTTAATATGCTTTTTGAATTTGAACATCTTTCTTTATGGGATAAAAAAGGCAAAGAAATGCTTGACATCATAAAATTAAAAAAAGCACTAACACGTTGGCAAGAGGCATTGAATGGCAAAGGATGGAATGCTTTATACATGGAAAATCATGATATTCCTCGTTCTGTCTCAACCTTTGGAAATGATGAAATGGTATTTTGTAAAACATCTGCTAAAGCCCTAGCTACTATGTACTTTTTGTTGCAGGGAACACCATTTATTTATCAAGGACAAGAATTGGGTATGACGAATATGCCATTTGAGTCGATTGAAGAATTTGATGCAGTAGATACTAAAAATTTTTATCATGAAATGATTCAAACAGGCATTGATGAAAAGATGGCATTATCTATTGTTAGACAAACAGCACGTGATAACTCTAGAACACCAGTTCAATGGACAGATGAAGAATATGCCGGCTTCTCTGATACACGTCCTTGGATAGGTGTTAATCCGAATAAATATTTTATCAATGCAAAAGAGGAGGAAGAAGAAGCAGATTCGGTATTAAATTATTATAAACAGCTTATTAAATTCCGACAAAAAAATAATACATTAATTTATGGCGCTTACCAAGTTCATTATATTGATCATAAACAACTTTATATCTATGAACGTTTCTTAGACGATGAACGTTTTGCTATAATTGTAAATTTGACAGGTGAATTTGTTTCAGTTGATATGCCTAAAGGAATTAAAATTGAAGATTGGCATTTAGCTTTAAGTAATTTAGGTGATGAACCTATTAAACAACATGCAATTTTTACACCTTATGAAGCAAGAGTATATTGTAATAAAAATCATAAAAAGTAA